The DNA window GCTTCGCACAAATTCTGGAGCTCGTCGCCCGGTGAACTGGCAGTCGGCGGAGATTCGGCGACGGTTGGTGTCATGCGGGGATTGTAAGTCGGCTTTGCCCGTCTTGTCAGCGGGGCTAATTGTTAGGTATCCTTTCGCCATGCAGTTTCTCGACGATATCCTGGCCGGTCGTGTTGTTCCGGGAATGAACTTCAACCAGAAAGTCTGGGCGATGACGGTCCGCATTCCCGCCGGAAAGGTGGCCACTTACGGACAGGTGGCCAAGGCGCTGGGATCGCCAGGGGCGGCTCGTGCGGTCGGCAATGCGCTGAATAAGAACCCTTATGCCCCGCGGGTTCCGTGCCATCGCGTCGTCGGAAGTACCGGAAGTCTGACCGGCTTTGCCGGCGGGTTGCCGAAGAAGCAGCAGTTGCTCATTGAAGAAGGTGTTGCTTGTGCGGCGCACCGCGTCGTGATGGATCGCGTGGAGTGGGTCGAGTTGTAGGAAAGGTTCCGATTCGGCGATGAACGCGGCCTGGGAGCCGCGGGCGTCCTCGCCTGTCTGAGGCCGGTGCGGCCCATGAAGGGCGATGCCCGCGACTTGGAGGGGCGTTCTGGTAATCTCCGACGCACAGACCATGCCTTACCGACCCAAGCCCAGCCATCGTGCCCCCGCCACCCCTGCCACAGGCGGCAAACCGCCGGTCCGCTTCAAGCGGCCTCCGCTGGCGATTCAGGTCAGCACGCTGTGGGACTACCCCAGCCAGGACTACGGCGACGGCCGGCAGGGCATCCCCGGGTACAAGGGGGCAACGCCGAGCTACATCATCTGGAACCTGCTGCAGCGATACACGGCCGAGAAGGAAATGGTCGTCGATTGCTTCGCCGGCAGCGGCACCACGTTGGATGTCGCCCGCGATCTCAACCGCAAGGCGCTCGGCTACGACGTCCATCCTACCCGCAAGGACATCTTTCGCGTCGATGCCAAAAAACTTCCGCCGGAGCTGACAGGCAAAGTCGATTTCGTCTTCATAGATCCGCCCTACGGAACGCACCTTGACTATGGCGACGACCCGCGCGACATCGGCAAGCTCGATCTTGCCGACGGCACGAAGTATTACGACGCGATGGAGCAGGTTTTCAGCGAGATCCACCGCATCCTGAAGCCCGGACGTCACATGGCGTTGTACGTCAGCGACAGCTACGAGCACCGCGCCGGGAAAGGCGTTTTTCACCCGGTGGGATTTGAGCTGTTTGCCCGTCTGCGCAAGCTCTTTGAGCCGGTGGATATCATCTCGGTAACGCGTCACAACAAGACGCTGGAGATGGGCAACTACCGCAAGGCGGCCGAAGAGGGCAACTACTTCCTGCGGGGGTTCAATCACCTGTTCGTGATGAAGAAGGCGTGAGTCGGCGACAGGCACCCGCGCGGGGTCACCCGGTTGTCATCGTCTGGCGCAACCGTTAACGTCCCCTCCGATCCCATAGAGACGTTCTACGGAGTTGCCTTATGCGAGCGATTGGGCTGATCACACTGGTGCTGGTGGCAAGTGGGTACTCCGCGTGCGTACTGCGTGCGGCGGAGGCCGCCAAGGCCGCGGTGCCGACTGCCGCGGACGTGGAAAAGGCGATGCAGGGGCAGTACGAGAAGCCCGGCAGCGCCACCAGCCAGAAGGTGACGGTCGAGATCCACTCGATCAAAATCGGCTCGTCCGCCGCTACGAACGAGCAGGACAAGATCGACGGCATACCGCCCGCCGCCACGGTGACGGCGGCGTTAATCGACTACACCCAGCGGACGTTTTACAACGACGCCACGCTGGCCAACCGCCGGACGATCGTGGCGAAGGTTTTCATAGACAAGTTCGGCGAGTGGTGCGTCATGACTGATGCGGTCCGCAAGTCCGAAGACGTCCGCGAGGCACCGAAAAAGTAATGTTCCGGTGACTGGGGACGAAGCGCCGTCGGCTCGTCCTACTGCGCGTTCTCCCGCACCGCCAAGTTCGAGAGCCCCTCGGCCACCCTGATCTCCCGCGTTGGCCCCGCGAACACGTTCCTCCCTCCCGATCGCGCCCAAGTCCCGAAGTGAATCGGTAATCCTCATACCACGTTCTGCCGCCCACTTTTCCGAGGCATCAAGTTGACGGTGCAGGCAGTCGCCGCGCATATGCTCGGGGCGTGAGAATCGTAGGTAAGAGATGACGAGTGGTGGCTTTACGCCCATGCCAAAGCGTAGCTAGAAACCTGCTCTCTTTGTGCACATCATCTTTGTGATGAAGAAGGCGTAACTCGCGAGCGCAACGCTTGGGTCGCGTTCTTCCCGCCGGGCTCTGGCTGGCCGAGATTGGGATGAGGTCCGAATCTCGCTCGAAACGCCGAGGCTTAGCGCGACTATTACACACAGGCGGCACCTTCGCTGTCACGCGACGGAAGGTCGTTATTCGTCGCCCACCAAACGCTGCAACAGAGGTTCAACTATGCAACCCCCCCGCTCCTGGTTCGTCCCGACACGCCGAAAGCTCCTGGCGATCGTGGCATCGCTCGGCCTTTCAACCGTCGTTTCCGCGACGGCTTTTGCCGCCGACGCGCCGAACACCGTCGCGCCGCGGCCCGACGGCAAGAAGGTCAAGGTTCTATATCTGACCCAGTCGATGGGCTTCCGCCATGCGCCGGTCACGCGCAAGGGTGAAGAACTCGCGTCGTCGGAAGTCGCGATGATGGCCTACGGCAAGGCGTCGGGCCTGTTCGAGGTCGAGCCCACGCAGGATGCCAGGGTCATCACTCCCGAGAAGCTCAAGGAGATCGACGTGTTGGCGTTCTACACCACGGGCGCGCTGCCGATCAGCCCGGAGAACTGGAAAGCCGTCCAGGACTGGCTCGCCAGCGGAAAGGGCGGGTTCATCGGCATTCACTCGGCGACCGACACCGGCTGGAAGTACACCGGCGAGGGGATGGACTACACGACGTTCATTAACGGCAAGTTTGCCGGCCATCCGTGGGGCCAGGGGACGGCGATCAAGGTCGCGACGTGGGATGTCGGCCATCCGACGGCAAAAATGTGGGGCGCTTCGGCCGACCACAAAGACGAAATCTACCAATACGCCAACTACGACCCCAAGGCCGTTCGCGTGCTGCAGAGCCTGGACTTCGAAGGCACGCCGCTGAAAAAGCCGTACCTCGTGCCGATCACCTGGGTGCGGCAGGTGGGCAAAGGCCGGATGTTCTACACCAACTTCGGACACACCCCGGCAACGTGGGACGATGCGCGGTTTAAGGAGCAGATCGTCGAAGCGGTGAAGTTCGTTACCCATCAGACCGATGGCCCGACCGAGCCGAACCCCGAGGTGCAGGCCCTCTGGACGATCCACTCGTTCATCGCGTACGGACCCGACGGAAAAGGCCAGCCGGCCGGCGGCCCGACGGCATCGGCGATCACCACGAAGCTGAAAGGCGCCGACAAAGACTGGCTGATGGCGTCGGCCGAGAAGATCACCGCCCTTCGCGGTGCCGCTCCGCCGGACCTTCGCGAGCCCCGGGCCCCCAACAAGGCCGACGAGAAGAAGGACCCGGCCAAGTACGCCGCCGACTTGGCGAAGTATGAGAAGGACAAGGCTCAGTTTGAGAAGGATAAGCCGAAGAATGACGCGGCGCGGGAGAAGTTCGAAGTCGCCCGCAAGGCGCTGCTGGACGACTTCATGAAGAAGGCGGGCATCAGCGGATCGGCATCAGCACGGTAATCTGATTTCCTTCGCAACAATCAATGGAACAGGCAAGTCTACATAAGTAGCTCGCCTGTTTCTTTTTGTCCAGCATCGTTGCTAATCAATGTTTAACGCGTTCTTTGTGGCGAATTCAATAAGCGGTCACGCTACTCGAACGTGAAGATAGGAATCTCCCTAATCGAACAGTGTGAGCTGATGACGGCTCACAGCTCGTAGCGATTCGTATAGGGAGAAGATGATGCGTCGAATCTGTTTGGCCTGCGGAACCGTTGCCGCCGGTCTTTTCTTGTGCGCAGCCGACTCTCGAGCTGCGGTGATTCATGGCCAGATCAATGTCGTCCAGAATGATGGCGGCAACCTGGCCACGTCAATTAGCCTTTCCACCCCCGTGGCGTCGCCGGGCTTCGGACTAAACGGTGGAAACCGAGGCGACTACAACCTGTCACTCAACATGACCTATGCCGACGGCATCGTCATGAGCCATGTGCGACAGAACGGCCGCGACAACGACGCCGTTGGTGGGGGTCTCGGGGGCGCGGACGGTGCTCCATTCGGTGGCATCCGCTTCGCGTCCACCGCGGTTGATCGAGTAGGAGCCGGTTGGTTTGTACCGGTCTTCAACTCGTCTAACGCCACGGATGCAGGCGGTGATGAGTTCAATATCAACGTCGCGGCGGCCTATTTCCCCTATACGGAGTACCTCGGCGGCCATTTGAGGAATGCTGCGGGAACCAATGGCGGTCCGAACGACCAGCTCGCCTCCGCGACTTCCAGTTTGGTTCTCGGGACGCATGTCGTCGACCTCAGCACCGCGACCACGCCCGCCCCCGGTCAGACCCTGATCGACTTCCGGACCTTGAATGCAAATACCCGTTCCGGGCCGATCCTCGCTTCCAGCGCCAGCGGAATCCTGTTGGCGACGGGGGGAAAGAATGAGGACAACTACGCGATGACCCGCGCCAACGCCGACGGTACGTTTACCGTTCTCAGCCACGACAACGGGGCGAACGGTGCTTCGTTCGAGCAGGACTATGTCGCATTCGTCTACGTCGCAGCTGACGACCCCAATGTCGTTGCGATGGGCCGAGTCCTCAACGACGGAACCGCCGTCGCAGGCACATCCAGTGGTGCCTACTCGATCACCAAGGGGCCCACAGGCATTTGGTATTTGACTGTCAACGGGCATTCCGATGCCACGGGAACGTTGATGATCACGGCAAACGCAGAAGCCGCCGGCAACACGCCGGACAACCTGCTGACTTACGAATGGGACCCGATCAACAGCCGATTCGAGATCCAGACTCGCGATCTTCCCGGCGTCGGGCTTCAGGACGCCGGCACGGGAGTAGCAGCATTCAGCTTTGCGTTCTTCGCCGTACCCGAGCCGACCGCGCTGGGCCTTATAGTCCCAGCTGGTCTCCTGGCCCTTCGACGACATCGCCGATGCAAGATCGAGTAGCACCAGCGTTGCAGCACCTCATCACTTGCCAAACCCCGGCCCGCTAAGAGGCCGGGGTTTGGTATTGGAATCCGTGGCTGAGGTGAATCAGCTGATCGGATGCACTACCATCGTTCCGAGCCATGGACCTCGATCCCGCCTCCCTCACTTCCTCCCAGCGCTATAAGCTTCTCACCTGCCTCGTCGTCCCCCGGCCGATCGCGCTGGTGACGACGCTCAGCGACGCCGGGGTCGTGAACGCCGCACCCTTCAGCTTCTTCAATGTCGTGGGCTCCGAACCGCCGATCGTCGTGCTCGGGATCGGCGACCGGGCCGATGGCACACCGAAAGACACCGCGCTGAACATCCGCCGGACGCGGGAGTTCGTCGTCAACGTCGTCACCGAAGCGACCGCGGCGGGGATGAACGTCTGCGCGACCGATTTTCCGCCCGGCCAGAGCGAACTGCCGGCAGCAGGCTTTACGGCCGAGCCGTCGGTAAAAGTCCGCCCGCCCCGCATCGCCGAGTCGCCGGTGCACCTGGAGTGCCGCGAGGTCCAGACGATCGAGATCGGCGAGAACCGGATCGTCATGGGAGAAGTCGTTCACATTCAGATTCGTGACGAGCTGATCGACCGCGACAAGATGTACGTCCGCACCGAGGCCATTCAGGCGATTGGCCGGATGCACGCTCCGAGTTGGTACTGCCGAACAAACGACTTGTTCGAACTGAAGCGGAAGTAGTCAGGGTCAGCAGCCAGTAGGCAGAAATACAATGCCGACTTCCGGTTACTAGCTTCCGGTGTCTGCCTACCGCCTGCTGACTACTCCCCCGAAATCGCCTACCCTTCGGCCATGCCTATACAAGCAGTGATCTTCGACATGGACGGCCTGATGATCGATTCCGAGCGGGTCTATTGGCAGGCGGGGCGGGAGGTGGCGAATCGGTACGGCAAGACGGTGAAGGACGCGACCCTCGGTCGCATGATGGGGCGTTCGCCGATCGATTCAATGACGGTGTTTGCCACCGAGACGGATATTGCGGTCGATCCGTTGGCTCTGCTTGCCGAGCGCGACGCGCGGGTCTATGAAATCCTTCGCGCCGAAGCCACGCCCATGCCCGGGCTGTTCGAAACGCTGGATCGCCTGAGCGACGTCTACACGCTCGCGATCGCCACCAGCGCCAAGCGGTACTTCGTCGATGTCATTGACGCCCGGCTGAACTTTGTTCGTTACTTCAAGGCGGTCCAGACGAGCGAAGGCGTCGTCAACGGCAAGCCCGCCCCGGAGATCTACCACAAGGCGATGAAGCAGATTGGCATGCAGCCGGAACACTGCGTGGTGCTGGAAGACTCCAGCAACGGTGCCCGCGCGGGCAAAAGCTCGGGCGCGTACACGATCGCTGTCCCCAGCGAACACACGCGAGATCAGGACTTCTCCTTCGTCGACTACATCGCGAAGGACCTGACCGACGCAGCGGCGAAAATCATGGCGATTGGTTCCCCTCTCCCCTAAGTACATGGGCGAGAGGACCGGAGCTACAATCCCGACATGAAATCCATCCGCGTTTCCGAATTCGGCGAGCCTTCAGTGCTCAAACTTGAAGAGGTCCCCGATCCCGTCGCCGCGGCGGGGCAGGTGGTCGTCAAGCTGCACGCGATCGGCGTGAATCCCGTCGAAACCTATGTCCGCAAGGGCATCTACGGCCCGCGCGCCTTTCCTTATACGCCGGGCAGCGATGGCGCTGGCGTGGTCGAAACGGTCGGGCCGGGCGTGACTGCGTTCAAGCCCGGCGATCGGGTTTACGTCAGCACTGCTGTCAGCGGAACCTATGCCGAGAAGGCACTGTGTACTGTGGCCGGTGTGCATCCGCTGCCGGCATCGGTGTCGTTCGAACAAGGTGCCGCGCTGGGTGTTCCTTACGCCACCGCGTACCAGGCGCTGCGCCATCGCGCACGAGCCGAGGCGGGTGAAACACTTCTGATTCATGGTGCAACCGGTGGTGTGGGCGTTGCGGCCGTTCAGATCGCCCGGGCGATGGGGCTAAGGGTGATCGGCACCGGTGGCAGCCAGCGAGGCCGTTCGATGATCCTCAAGGAAGGCGCGCACCATGCCCTGGATCACACCGCGTCCGGCTATCTCGACGAGGTGATGTCTCTCACCGGCGGCAACGGCGTAAACCTCATTCTCGAGATGCTCGCCAACGTCAATCTCGCCAAGGACCTGACCGTGCTCGCCAAGTTCGGCAGGGTGGTCGTCATCGGCAATCGCGGCAAGATCGAGATCGACCCCCGCGAAACCATGAAGCGCGATGCCGAGATTCGCGGCATGACGCTCTTCAACGCCACCGAGCGTGATCTTCATGCCATTCACTCGGCACTGGTGGCCGGTCTGGAGAACGGATCGCTCCGGCCGATCGTTGGTCAGACGCTCGCCCTGGCCGAGGCCGCGAAAGCTCACGAGGAAGTGATGAAGCCGAGTGGCGCGTTCGGGAAAATCGTGCTGAGGCCATGACGGTTTTGCCAAGACCGTGAGGCTGACCCGATAAAAAAAGGTTCTTCTCCCATCTGCGGGGAGTGAAGGATAGGAATAGAGCAACGGCAGCCGCTGCGTATCTTGGAGTTACCAGGCTTCAAGACGCAGGAGGCTGCCGTTGTCGATCGAAGAACTTACCGCCCTCCTCGGCGGCTGGAAAGGCTATACGCTCGGGACCGTCGGACGCGTCGAACCCGGCCAGCACGGACCGACCCTTCCGGAAGTTCACCTGGAACTCCATCCCGTCCGCGACCACCCCCGCGTCTGCTCCGGCTGCGGCAAGACCTGTCGCTCGATTCATGATACCGCTGAACGCTGGGTCGACGATCTGCCGATTTTCGACGCCATGACCCGGCTGCTGGTGCATCGCGTTCGCGTCGCCTGTCCGGACTGCGGGCCGAAGGTCGAGAAGCTCGACTGGCTGGAGCCCTACGCCCGCGTGACCACCCGCATGGCCCGCAGCGTCGCGCAGCTCTGCCGGGTGCTGCCGATCAAGCATGTCGCCGACTACTTCGGGCTGAACTGGAAGACGGTCAAGAAGATCGACAAGGCCTGGCTCACGCGTACGCTCGGACCGGTCGACCTCGACGGCGTGACGAAGCTGGCGATGGACGAGTTCGCGATCCAGAAGGGTCATCGCTATGCGACGGTCGTGATCGATCCGAACTGCAAACGCGTGCTTTGGGTGGGCCGCGGCCGCAGCCGGGAGGAGGTCCGGCCGTTCTTCGAACTGCTCGGCCCCGAGCGTTGCAAACGGATCGTGGCGGTGGCGATGGACATGAACGCCGCGTACGACCTGGAGGTGCGGGAACACTGTCCCAACGCCGAGGTGGTGTACGACCTGTTCCACGTCGTCGCCAAGTACGGGCGTGAGGTGGTGGACCGGGTCCGCGTGGACGAGGCGAACAAGGTGAAAGACGACAAGCCGGCGCGGAAGGTGATTAAGGGCTCACGCTGGCTGCTGCTGCGAAACGCCGACAACATCGAGAAGGAGCAGGACCGGATCCGGCTGGCGGAACTGCTCAAGGCCAACCGCAAGCTGGCGGCGGTCTATGTGCTGAAGGACGACCTGAAAGAGCTGTGGTTCTACCGGCACGTGGGCTACGCGAAGCAGTTCTGGGATGAGTGGTACGGCAGAGCGATCCGCAGCCGGATCGATCCGCTGAAGCGGTTCGCCGGGAAGCTCAAGGGATACTTGCCGGGGATCCTGAGTCACTGCCGATTCCCGTTGAACACTAGCGTGCTGGAGGGGATCAACAACAAGATCAAGGTGATCAAGCGGATGGCCTACGGGTATCGTGACGACGCCTATTTCTTCCTCAAGATCCGCCAGGCGTTCCCCGGAGTTGGGAGATGAACCTAAAAAAAGAGCCGGGCGACCCGAAGGTCGCCCGGTTTATTTTTAAAAGTGCGCCGGGGTGGAGAAGGAGGGGGGGGGCCTTCTCCGGGGGATGACCCCGACGCAAGTACGACCTTATTAATATGTCGCAAGCGAGTCAAGAAATCGCGCCGCTTTTGCCAGCCCGTTACCACGCCTGCGAGATATGCCGACTGTTCAATACGAGTATGGCGGAGACAGGCTCAGCGGCGTCAGTTTGAGCGGATCAACCGCTCGTAAGGTCACAGGTCCACGAACGCCCCGGGTCCGAGTGCGAGCCCGACGATTCCCCTGGCTTTGAGTTCGGTGGCGAATGCGGCTGCGTCTTGGGCGATGGGGGACCAAGTGTTGTAGTGGATGGGCAGCACCGCCTTGGCGTTCAGCCACTGGGCGGCGAGCAAGGCATGCTTCGGGCCCATGGTATAGCGGTCGCCGATGGGAAGGCATGCGAGGTCGATGTTCCAGAGTTCGCCGATGATCTTCATGTCGCCGAAAAGGGCGGTATCGCCGGCGAAATAGATTGTCTTTCCGCCGATCTCGATCACCCAGCCTGCCGGCTCGCCGCCATAGCTGCCGTCGGGAAAGCTGCTGGTATGGAACGCCAGGGTGAGCGTCGCCTTGCCCCAGGGGAACTTCACCGACCCGCCATGGTTCATTGCCTCGGTCTTAAGGCCCTTCTTTTCGTAGTGTGTGGCGATCTCGTAGTTGGCGGCGATGACCGCGCTGGTGCGCCGGGCGATCGGCTCGGCGTCGTCGGTGTGATCGAAGTGGGCATGGCTCAGCAGGATGTGCGTCGGGTTGACGTCCTTCGCCTTGCAATCGGCGACGCCGTTGTTGTCGTAGAACGGATCGAACTGAATGCGGTGTTCGCCGTGATGAACTTCGACGTTGGAATGGCCGTGGTAGATGATTCGGACGGACATTGTCGTTCTCCGTGGTGCTTCCGCGACCTTCCCGACAATCGCCCATAATAGCATCGGTCCGGCGGCCATGCCGTCGGACCGATGACGATACGCAGTTGACGTTTGCCAGCTACGACAGCAACATCTCCAGATCCTCGCGGCTGAGCCCGCGAATCAGGCTGTTGTCGGCGTTGATGATCGCGTCGGCCAGCTCACGCTTGCTCTGCTGCAACTGAACAACTTTTTCCTCCACCGTGTCCTTGGCGATCAGGCGGTACGCGAAGACACGCTTGTCCTGGCCGATACGGTGCGCCCGATCGATGGCCTGCGCCTCGACCGCCGGGTTCCACCAGGGGTCCAGCAGGAACACGTAGTCGGCCGCCGTCAGATTCAAACCGACGCCACCGGCCTTCAGGCTGATCAGGAACAGCTTGCAATCCGGGTCGCTCTGGAAGCGGTCGACGTGCGCCTGGCGGTCCTTGGTTCGCCCGTCGAGGTACTCGTAGACGAACTTCTGGTCGTCGAGTCGCTCTTTCACAATCGCGAGCATGCTCGTGAACTGCGAGAAGATCAGCACCTTGTGGCCTTCGTCGACCACCTCGGCGATGCGTTCCATCAGCGTTTCCAGTTTCGCCGACGGCTCCTTGGACCGCTTCTTGTCGATCAGGCCTGGATGGCACGCCGCCTGGCGAAGCCGAAGGAGAGCTTCCAGGACCATGATCTTGGCCTTGTTCATCCCCTCCTTGGCGACGCGGTCGAGCAAACTCGTTCGATAATGATCGCGGAGCTCGTCGTACAGTTTCCGCTGATCCTTCTCCAGTTCGCAGTAGATGGTCTGCTCGAGCTTCTCGGGCAGATCCTTGGCGACCTGTTCCTTGGTTCGACGCAGAACGAATGGCCGAAGCGCGCGGGCCAGCAACTCGCGGGCGGAAACGTCGCGGTTGGCCGCGTCCGCCGACAGATCGCGGAATACGCCGACCGAACCCATCATGCCGGGGTTCAGGTAGTCGAACAGACTCCAGAGCTCGCCGAGATGGTTCTGCACCGGCGTGCCCGAGAGGGCCAGCCGGTGATCAGCCTGTACGAGGCGGGCCGCCTTGGCACTTTCGCTCGAGGCGTTCTTAATCGCCTGCGCCTCGTCGAGAATCGCGTAGTCGAAGCGGATGTCCCGGAAGTACGACATGTCCCGCCGCAACGTGCCGTACGTTGTCAGCACGAGGTCGTAATCTTTGAAGTGGTCGGCGGAGCGGACACGATCGACGGCGGTGTGGTCGAGCACGCGCAGGTTCGGCGAGAACTTGAGCGCTTCCTGCCGCCAGTTGAAAATCAGGCTGCGTGGCGCGACCACCAGCGACGGCCCGCTCGCCGTGCCCTGCAACGTCGAAGGGACGTTGCCCTGGGCGTCGGGGGTTGCGACGCGTTCGCGCCGGC is part of the Humisphaera borealis genome and encodes:
- a CDS encoding MGMT family protein; the encoded protein is MQFLDDILAGRVVPGMNFNQKVWAMTVRIPAGKVATYGQVAKALGSPGAARAVGNALNKNPYAPRVPCHRVVGSTGSLTGFAGGLPKKQQLLIEEGVACAAHRVVMDRVEWVEL
- a CDS encoding TRM11 family SAM-dependent methyltransferase — encoded protein: MPYRPKPSHRAPATPATGGKPPVRFKRPPLAIQVSTLWDYPSQDYGDGRQGIPGYKGATPSYIIWNLLQRYTAEKEMVVDCFAGSGTTLDVARDLNRKALGYDVHPTRKDIFRVDAKKLPPELTGKVDFVFIDPPYGTHLDYGDDPRDIGKLDLADGTKYYDAMEQVFSEIHRILKPGRHMALYVSDSYEHRAGKGVFHPVGFELFARLRKLFEPVDIISVTRHNKTLEMGNYRKAAEEGNYFLRGFNHLFVMKKA
- a CDS encoding ThuA domain-containing protein, which translates into the protein MQPPRSWFVPTRRKLLAIVASLGLSTVVSATAFAADAPNTVAPRPDGKKVKVLYLTQSMGFRHAPVTRKGEELASSEVAMMAYGKASGLFEVEPTQDARVITPEKLKEIDVLAFYTTGALPISPENWKAVQDWLASGKGGFIGIHSATDTGWKYTGEGMDYTTFINGKFAGHPWGQGTAIKVATWDVGHPTAKMWGASADHKDEIYQYANYDPKAVRVLQSLDFEGTPLKKPYLVPITWVRQVGKGRMFYTNFGHTPATWDDARFKEQIVEAVKFVTHQTDGPTEPNPEVQALWTIHSFIAYGPDGKGQPAGGPTASAITTKLKGADKDWLMASAEKITALRGAAPPDLREPRAPNKADEKKDPAKYAADLAKYEKDKAQFEKDKPKNDAAREKFEVARKALLDDFMKKAGISGSASAR
- a CDS encoding flavin reductase family protein is translated as MDLDPASLTSSQRYKLLTCLVVPRPIALVTTLSDAGVVNAAPFSFFNVVGSEPPIVVLGIGDRADGTPKDTALNIRRTREFVVNVVTEATAAGMNVCATDFPPGQSELPAAGFTAEPSVKVRPPRIAESPVHLECREVQTIEIGENRIVMGEVVHIQIRDELIDRDKMYVRTEAIQAIGRMHAPSWYCRTNDLFELKRK
- a CDS encoding HAD family hydrolase; its protein translation is MPIQAVIFDMDGLMIDSERVYWQAGREVANRYGKTVKDATLGRMMGRSPIDSMTVFATETDIAVDPLALLAERDARVYEILRAEATPMPGLFETLDRLSDVYTLAIATSAKRYFVDVIDARLNFVRYFKAVQTSEGVVNGKPAPEIYHKAMKQIGMQPEHCVVLEDSSNGARAGKSSGAYTIAVPSEHTRDQDFSFVDYIAKDLTDAAAKIMAIGSPLP
- a CDS encoding NADPH:quinone reductase, with the translated sequence MKSIRVSEFGEPSVLKLEEVPDPVAAAGQVVVKLHAIGVNPVETYVRKGIYGPRAFPYTPGSDGAGVVETVGPGVTAFKPGDRVYVSTAVSGTYAEKALCTVAGVHPLPASVSFEQGAALGVPYATAYQALRHRARAEAGETLLIHGATGGVGVAAVQIARAMGLRVIGTGGSQRGRSMILKEGAHHALDHTASGYLDEVMSLTGGNGVNLILEMLANVNLAKDLTVLAKFGRVVVIGNRGKIEIDPRETMKRDAEIRGMTLFNATERDLHAIHSALVAGLENGSLRPIVGQTLALAEAAKAHEEVMKPSGAFGKIVLRP
- a CDS encoding ISL3 family transposase, translated to MSIEELTALLGGWKGYTLGTVGRVEPGQHGPTLPEVHLELHPVRDHPRVCSGCGKTCRSIHDTAERWVDDLPIFDAMTRLLVHRVRVACPDCGPKVEKLDWLEPYARVTTRMARSVAQLCRVLPIKHVADYFGLNWKTVKKIDKAWLTRTLGPVDLDGVTKLAMDEFAIQKGHRYATVVIDPNCKRVLWVGRGRSREEVRPFFELLGPERCKRIVAVAMDMNAAYDLEVREHCPNAEVVYDLFHVVAKYGREVVDRVRVDEANKVKDDKPARKVIKGSRWLLLRNADNIEKEQDRIRLAELLKANRKLAAVYVLKDDLKELWFYRHVGYAKQFWDEWYGRAIRSRIDPLKRFAGKLKGYLPGILSHCRFPLNTSVLEGINNKIKVIKRMAYGYRDDAYFFLKIRQAFPGVGR
- a CDS encoding metal-dependent hydrolase, with the translated sequence MSVRIIYHGHSNVEVHHGEHRIQFDPFYDNNGVADCKAKDVNPTHILLSHAHFDHTDDAEPIARRTSAVIAANYEIATHYEKKGLKTEAMNHGGSVKFPWGKATLTLAFHTSSFPDGSYGGEPAGWVIEIGGKTIYFAGDTALFGDMKIIGELWNIDLACLPIGDRYTMGPKHALLAAQWLNAKAVLPIHYNTWSPIAQDAAAFATELKARGIVGLALGPGAFVDL